DNA from Grus americana isolate bGruAme1 chromosome 6, bGruAme1.mat, whole genome shotgun sequence:
TAGCCCCGCAAACCCAGCGTGGGATTTTGTGGAAGAGGGGATGCAGCTCAGCCCAGGGTGGAGAGTTGTACCACCCAAAGTGGGGGTCTCTGGTCAGGGGATCATGTCTGGCCGGTGAGGTGCAGTTGGGGGATCCCTCCCTTCATCCCGTGGTGTCACTGGGTTTCTGCGCTCTTTCCAGGGGGAAGGTTGTCCTGGGGTACACAGAAACGGAGCTGTGCAGGAAGGGGTCCGGGTACCAGTTTGTGCACGCGGCCGACATGATGTACTGCGCGGAGAACCACGTGAGAAGTGAGTGCTGGAGGGACCATCAGGGTGGGTGCGTTTGGGGGGCTCCTTGCAGCTCCCTGGCACAGCTCTAGCCATGCCAGTACTGTTGCTCCTTGGTGGCCCAAACATCCCAGGTCTGGAGCAGCTATGATAAAGGCTCTCCCCTCCGGAGCAACACCCGCTcggggagctgcagggggacagcacCGCACGTGCCATGGTGTGCTGGCCGCATCCTGCCTCTATCGCCCCTGTAGCGTGGGCATAAGGCGATGCTTGACATCATGGCATCTTGCCTGTGCCATTTGTCTGCCCCCGTGCAGTAACCGTGCCTGTGCTgcctctcttctctccctgccccagtgaTGAAGACGGGGGAGAGCGGGCTGACGGTTTTCCGGCTGCTGACCAAGAAGGGCAGCTGGGTGTGGTTGCAGGCTAATGCCCGGCTGGTGTACAAAGGGGGCAAGCCCGACTGCATCATCGCCCGGCAGCGAGCCCTGTCGTGAGTATCGCTGGATTCCCTGGCTGCGTTCGCCTGCTCTCGGCACgggtggccgtggggctgcTCGGGGCAGGTGGAGGAAAAGGCGGGTGGGATGCGTGGTTGGCACTTTATGGCACGTGTCCTCCTGTGGCAGGGGTACGTGAGCGAAGTGGCTGTGAGAAGGTGCTTGCAGACATGCTTGCTCCTGCCTGGGGTGAGCCTTGGAGACGCAGCCCATCCCTGAGCCATGCAGACCCACCCCACGGGCTCCCCAGAGCCCCAGTTCTCCAGCAGCATTATCGTAGCCAGCCCAACccagcacatttttctttaaaaatgccagGGCAAGGCTCTGAGCTCCCATCTTGCTGTTGGGAGGGTGGTTTTGCCTGGTCCAGAGGGGATGCTCATGCtatttccatctctttttttttttttttttttttccctccaccctGAAGGAATGAAGAAGGGGAGGAACATCTGCGGAAGAGAAACCTGCAGCTGCCTTTTAGCTTTGCCACGGGGGAAGCAGTCCTATATGGGAATGACCTTCCTGAGTTCCTGGACTCCTTCCAGGCTAAGGAGGAGTTGCAGACACAAGCAAAATCCCACTCAAAGCAGCACTCAGTAGACCCCAACTCTCTTCTTGGGGCCATGATGAAGCAGGATGCATCCCTATACATCTCCCATGCTGATAATGTGCCTCAGTTCTTGCCAGATCTCATCGCTGAGCCTGATGGACTGAGCCAGCATGAGGAAGTCAGTGATGCCAAGGAGGACAGCGACTCCCTTCTGGTCATTTTTGAAACCCTCTTTGAGAAGAGCAAGGTGGACAGAAACATCTGCCAGACCCTCCAGAGCCTCAACGTGGACAACGCAGAGCTGCAGCGGTGGGAGGAGACTCTGCTTAGCTTGGGTGCAGGGGAGAAGCCTCCTGCTCAGGAGGTTGGAGAGAGGCTGGGCACCAAGGTGACATCCTGTGTGGAGCAGATGCTCCTCAGGGAGGATGCTGGGAAGAGCACGGACTTCCCATGCTGCAGCGCATCCCCCTGCAATGAGGAAGACAGTGCTGTGGCTCGTTTCCAGCACTGCTGGGCAGCTAATTCAGTGTTTCAAGCCCCACCACAGGCCCAGGCACCTGGTGCACAAGGCCAAGATGCTGCTGTCTCTCTAGTCTCCATTACATCTGAGGTCAGCTCTGCTCAACCAGACCAGCAGGTCCCATTTAACCCAGCTGGGCTGGTGGGCAGGACTGTTCTGGATGTCCCAGGCTCCAGCAGCAAGCCCTCTGTAGCACTTCAGCTGGCAAACCTGGGACAAGTGCTTCAAACAGAAGTTACCACCTCAGCTCCTGTAGATAACGCTGTTCCTGATGATCAGAGCCAGCCCGGGTGTGAGCTGGTGGGCTCAAGCTGCCCACCTTCACTGCATTCAAACGCACTAGTGACTCGGTGGCACGACGTCCTGGTCCAGGCAAACCCAGCCAATGCTTTGGGTCAGAGCACTTCTCCTGGAGGTTGCCCATCAGAAGCTTGGATGACCACAGCTCCAAAAcagctggaaggagcagggacaCACCTGGAGTCACAAACTCTGGTGGCCAGCAGCCCTGAGagcccccccggggctgggctgtgggtgctgcccTCCCAACCTGCTCCTTGCCCTGCGCGGGGCTTGCATGAGTCCTTGTtctctggggctggggacctcCGCGATGAGGAGGCCGCTCTCCCTGCACAAGCATCAGCACCCTTAGGTGTCAGCCAACTGCCAGGGGATGGTGTCTTCCCCAAACAGCCCCCGATACTGCCCCCGGTGCCCAGTTTTTCttgggaaggggagcaggacaaGTGGTTCATGCAGCACCAGCCATGGCTCCTGCAGGCTGGGGCAACTCCTCAGAAATGTGGTGGGGCAGGTCCGGTGCAACACAGCGGACTCCTTCTGGGGTCCAACATGGGTCCCAGCACCCACCAGATGGACCAGATGTTGCTGCCTGAGTGCCAGTACAGAAATAACCTTTTTGGACATGAGAGCGCCTGCCTTAGAGATGCTTCTAAAGtgtcccttccccagcagctgggcaCTTTGCCTTGCCCCAGTGAGAGCCACCCTGGAGCATCACGTTCCTCACCGGGCTCGGTTTTGAGGTGCTCAGCAGCTCTCCCTCCGAAGGTGGGTACAGGAGCGCTGCCCTCCTCCGAGCGGGGCCCTGGCTTCCCGTCAGCATCCTTTGCGGgtgggcagcagctctgtgcctgcGAGGTCCAGCTCAAGGTGAGGTGCGAGGGCTGCAGGACCTGAGGGAGCACCCGCTCAAACGGATGGAGCGaggggtggtgctggggggatgCAGGCACAGCGTCGGTTGCGGGCAGCCTGTTTTGAAGCCTCACTGTGAACTAGGAGCCACGTTTTGAAAAGCCACCAGCAATTATGAGCTCTTCTGGCCAGACACACCCGCAAGTGGTGCCCCATGCTTCCTGGTTGCTCAGGATTTTGTCTCCCAGTGCCTGAAACGAGGTGCCCCTGCAGAGCTTTCAGTAGCCTAGGACAAAGTGGTTTGCATTTTGTCCATAAGAAGCCTTTTGGGGAGatgcagccctgccagcagggaGGTTTGTCAGACTCTTGGGGTCAAGGAAATGACCCCCCCCGCTCTCCAGTCCATGCATTCCTGGCAACCTCTTGCAGACAGACCTGCTGGCCTGACAGGCACCACAGCACCAAACTGCTGTTTCTTGATGCAGCGTGGTCTCCTCACCACCTGTGTGTGGACCACCCTTGCCAGGTTGCTGTTTGGACCTGTGCATCATCTCCTCCTGTGCCTGAGCCCCTCTGCTCCTTGCTACCCCTAtgctctccatctcctcccctcctcttgaGCCCCTGGAGATCCAGTTCCTTTAGAAAAGGGAATGTCACCAAGCACTTTGAGAAGCTCAGCAGCATTTGAAGGGTCTTTCTGCAAGGTGGAGTTGGTGAGAGCAGAGGCACGTTGGGATTTTTGGCTCCTCAGCAGCTTTCCTGGGGAGTTTGGGAGAAGCGACCTTCCCTCGCAGCAGGGTGGGGAAGGTCCAGCCAAGTTCCCCTTGGGTTTGTCCCTGGCTCGTCCTTGTGTTCCTCTCCTGCACTCAGCAGTGCCACCAGACGGAGGAAGGACGGGGCTTACTCCTGCAGTTGCTCAGGATGGTGTGGTTTTGCCAAAGCAGTGAGAAAGGCAGGAAGGGATGCAGTGACTGCCGTCTGCCCCTCCACACCAACTTTGTGCCCCTCAAACTGCTGTCCTGGAGAGCAGCCCACTTTGttgaattccttttcttttgtattttttaacttaAGATGCGAATtagttggtttgggttttttgttttttatttccacCACAGGGCAAATTCTCCCACATCTGTCAGggaaaacccaccaaaaaagtaaggggggggtggggtaaGGTGGTTTGGTTCAAGCTATACAAGCCAGGTTGGTCAAAGATGTGGGAGAGGTTGGGGACCTCCACATCTTCCCCCTTCTTGCACCCATCCCCCTGAGCATCATGCCTGCCCCTCACACCAGCGTGTACTGCTTGCCAAGTGAGTAAAATCAGGTAATTAGCGCAGGGCTAGCCCAGCAGCAAGCCTGCATGTGTCCTGGGGGGGTGGCCTCATCTCCCTGGGTCTCTGCCACCATGCCCGGCTTTGCCTCGCTGTGCTGGGGCTCCGGGGGCCGCTCACAGGGCGAGCTGGGCGTCGGGAGGGGTTGAGCtcctggctgcaggctgggagcagagcgaTGCTGGAAATGTGTCGGACCCCTCCGGAGTGGCCTGGAGAAGCAGCCGGGACAGGGCAAGGAGCTGACTGGCCGTGATATGGAGCCTTACGGCTCAGCGTGAGCCCGAAAGCAGTGGGATGGACTCGTTATTGTCCCAGCAGCTGTAAGATGATGTGAAACTGCGCAGCCCCagctggggggggctgagggctcCTGGTCCTGCAAGAGGTGCCcttggggagggggcaccctgccaggctctgctggTTGGGGCTGAGACAGACCCCTGGTGCTCTGTTACTTGTGATTACCTCTTTGTATGTTGTGTATGTGCATCTAACGTCTATTTTCATGGCAGTGTCTCATTTTACGCTTTGTGATGTCTTTGTATTGCTGTTGGCAGACAGATGGTGCTGGGGATAAAAAGATGTCCTGAAACTCACCCCCTGCATTTGGTTACGTATTAAAAGGCAATTTGCTTTGTAtagtggtggtggtttgttttgacCTGAAACAGCATCTCCATTTCCCTCTTGACTGAGCAGGTTTTTGAAGAAGCCTCCTTTCAGCTTAGCCCCTGGTCCCAGCTCTCTGGGCTGAAGGAGCGCACTCCTGGCTCACCCCCTCTTCCCGCACCGGGCGaggcgtggggctggggacacagaGCTTTGCCCTGTTCGGGGTAATTTTGGGGAGGAATGCAGCCTGTGGACACCCTCTGAGGTTGCAGGCAATGGAAACATGCTGCCCTGTGTGTGCTCTGACCTTGCTGGGTGCCTGGCCCCGTTGCTGGGTGGGACTCGGTGGAGCATGGTGGAGGAACAGAGCTGGGGGGGACCACGGCTGGGGCATTGCACGACCCCCTGCCTCCTGTGAGTGTGCGGGTGTGTGTGCCCAGCCCAGGGTGGGGGTGCAACCCGCTTGTTCTCACTGTCCCCAGCCACTATGGGTGTGCACAGCAGGGGTGTGACACGGTCCTGCTGTTGCACCCCGTCTGCCCTGTGCAGTGGAAGGATTGCAGACACGGTCACACTGTGACGCTCGCATGCATGCACACCTTCCTGGTGTTGCTGCCACACGCATGTGTGCACAGGCTCACACAAATGGACACACGCCCTGATGCAGACACACGCACCCTCACAGTGGCATGTGCGTGCAGCCACGCACCGACAGGCATCCTGGGGTGTGACATGGCTGCGGTGACACAAGTGCTCACACCCATCATAGCCACGCGGGTGGTGGGGCTCACTGCCCCAtttcctccccccatcccccagccATCCCCCCCGCTTCCCCCCTCACCTCCCAATCCCCCTTCAGCCCCCACTCATCCCCACCTGCCCACCAGTGCCCCCacatccccccttcccccaTCCACCTATCGTCCCCCCagtccttccccccccacatcccccttTACTCCTATCCTCCTATCCTCCTATCGTCCCCCCACATCTCCCCCCTTGCCTCTATCCACCAGCCATCACTCCCACAtccccccctcacctcccaATCCCCCTCAGCCCCTCACATCCCCCTCTCACCTCCCAATCCCCCTCAGCCCCTCACacccccccctcacctcccaATCCCCCTCAGCCGCTCCTTATCCCCCTCATCCGTCCCCTCACATCCCCCCCTCACCTCTcaaccccccccagctcccttaTCACCCTCATCCgtcacccccccctccccccagctcccttACCCCCTCacttcccccccagcccccttatccccccccagcccctccttcCCGGGGCGGAGGCGGGGCCGCTCCCTCTCCGTCTCCCCGCCGGGGGGTGGCGGTGGCCGCGGCCCGCTCAGGGCTCGGCGGCGGCTCCTGCCGGGGATGCGCCGGGCGCTGCCTCCCCCCGGCCCGACCATGTACGCGGGTCGCAAGCGGAGGAAGCCGGTGCCCCGCGTGTGAGTGGGGGGCGAGGGGAAgggtcccggggcgggggcggaCACACACGGACCCCAGCGGCGCCCAGTAACGCGGCTCTGCCCGGCAGGGTGCGGCCGGGGCCGGCCGAAGGCGGCAGCTCCAACCCGTCCAAGCGGCACCGGGAGCGGCTGAACCGGGAGCTGGAGCGGCTGGCCGGGCTGCTGCCCTTCCCCGAGGAGGTGGTGGCCGGGCTGGACAAGCTGTCGGTCCTGCGCCTCAGCGCCGGCTACCTGCGAGCCAAGAGCTTCTTCAGCGGTAAGGGGCACGGCCGCGGGAGcgtccccctctcctcccctgcagtTGCTTAccccccctctttttcccctaGAATTGCttggttttctcccttttttctccctagaattgttttttcccccctagaATTGCTCCCCCgtcccccttttttcccctagaatTGTTCCCCCCCCCGAAttgcttccccccccttttttccccctagaattgcttttttccctcttccccccccccccccgaattgctttttcccccttctttttcccccgGAATTGCttggttttctccctttttcccacTAGAAATgcctttccccccaaaaaaaattgctttttccccccttttccccccccagaattgctttcccccccccctttttccccctagaATTgcttccccccctttttttccccctagaattgcttttttcccccttccccccccccaattgcttttttccctcagaaTTGCttggttttctccctttttcccactagaaatgcctttttcccccccctagAATTGCTtctcccccccttttccccccctagaattgctttttccctccccagaaCTGCTTTGCCCCCcaattgcttttttcccccctgaatTGCTtggttttctcccttcccccccccccgaaatgcTTTTCCCCCCCCTGGAATTGCTTGTTTCCCCCTAGaattccttcctcccccccagaATTGCTTcgttcccccttttcccccctaGAATTACTTCCGCCCCCCcccaatttgcttttttcccccctttctaacaccaaattttcttcctttgcaaccTCAAGCTGCAAAGCTTCAGGATCGCATCGTGCCTCGGCAAAAGCGCAGCTCGCGCTTGCTTGGAATTGGAGGGATCCAGGCAGATGAAGTTGATTTTGTTTGTGGGTTCCGCTGAAGTAGAAAATTGAGGTTTAGGCTCCACGATCCTGCGTGATCCCGGGCTCAGGCTTTGGCAGGCACAGCTGCCAGGGTAGCGATGTATTGTGCAGCCCGGTTGGAAAGTTTCATGATgcaagtgactttttttttttttttttcccctctaataGACCAGAGAAATACTCGGTGCGCTGATAAGGAATAATAATTACCTGTGATGTGGTTACAATTTATATGGGAACCTTTTAAACCAGACTGTGTTAAAGGCGTGTCTGCATTCTGCAGGGCTGTAATTGTTGTAATTAATAGGAGCCCCCCAGGAGGGTTTTTAGGCAGCCCTGGATTTTCCTGGTGAAACAGCAGTGGTTTGAGACTGCTGCATATGATCTCAGCAACACcgtaatttctctttttaaatccAAATTATTGGATGTGGTGAATgcgctcttttttttttttctttttttttttttccttttccattctcttttaAACCCTGCTTGTAGGACTggcaagtgaaatgaaaaatgaatgcccTCGGAGAGGAGTTGTTTGCCTTGCAGCGTCAGGTcaatttgtttgtttgactGTATCGGCTGTGTTTTCCGCCCTGGTTTTGCCCTGGTAAGGAGCTCTGCTGCGTTGGCCTTCGTGACGCTGGACGTGTTGCCCGAAACCCATCGTCTGCGACGATGCTCTGAAGCAGAGGAGGACCAGCGTGGTGCTGGGGTTTCTGAAACATGCTTGTTCTTGCACGGGGTGGGAGTCGGTGGCGCAGTGCGGGCCTCGGTCTTCCCCTGAAACATTAATAATTTCAAGTTTGCAGCTTAAAGAATTTAAGCATCCTGCTAGGGCTGTGCGTCCTGGGGTTTGACGTTCCTGCATCCCCGGCACGGTGGGTTACTTTGGGTTTGCATTGTGAGAAACTGGGAAATCCCGTTCTGAGATTCTctctcagattttctttctttttttttttttttttcccccctgtcgTGCCATCTGGTTTGATTTTGTGGTGCCAACTTCCCGACGACTGAGCGCATCGGTGTGTCTGAAGCTGTGGGATGGTACCCGCCGCTGTCTGGTTTAGGGCAGGTCACAGTAATTCAggtgtgggagggaaggaggaaaccCTCATCCTTTTAGATGCAAATAGTGATTGCAGACCTCCTTGAGTCTCttctgcagctttaaaaaaaaaaaaaaaaacctttaaaaggAGCTCTGGGCAAGCCcatctagaaaataaaattatttaaagttacTTTAGTCCCTTTCAGTGACAATGCCGGAGTGATGTTGGTCTTTGATAAGCTGTGCTGGAGCTGAGATAAAGTTCAACTTTGGAAGGCTGCTGGTCAAAATACTATGGTTAttcctttggctttttctttttctttttttttttttttgttgttgattaTCCACaggtttaggggtttttttttcccttggtttgCCAGAGAGCAGGGTTAAGGGGGGCAGCCGGggtctgcctgcctgctgctgagccGGGTGAGCTCCTCGCGTGCTCCGACTCCCGCTCAGCATCCCGGGGTATGTGAAACGGGATCCCGAGGAGGCTGTTGTAGCTGCTGAATGCTGACGAGTCCTGTGTGAGATCAGATCAGAAAACGCAAGTGTTTTGGGGTCTTTTTGTGTTTACTGAGAGCAGCCAGCGGGTCCCAGCGCCGTCTGAAGGCGGCTCAGAAACAGGCAGGATGAACCCTCGTATTGAGCGGGGAGCAAGGACGAGCTGGCCTCTCCCTCGCTCGACTGTGTCCCTGCTTGAGCGCTCCCTGGAAGAAGACCGAGGAAGAGCAAGGACAGAAAGTAGAGTGTGCTGTCATGCCGTGCCGGGAAAAACATCTTGGCAGCACGTCCTCCTGGAGCAGGTCTCAGGTGGTGAGAGTGATCACCAACAGCAATTCACCCAGCAGGTTTATGTCGGCTGCTGTTTCTCCAGCATCTTAAATAATTCACTGTATGTCTCCTTCTCCTGgctatttgaaaattaattattttttagttttgcttcAGCATCTTGATTTATGCGTAGCTTGTGTATGGGGAAATTTGTACGGGCGTAAGTGATTAAAACCCAGGCGGGTTCTAGGTCTTGGTCACTGGGAAAATCTTTGGGAGcttctttcattctgttttgGGCTCCTGATCGTCTTCTGGCCACATGATAAATTCTTCAAAGCGCAGAGCGGGCTTCGCAGCTCTCGTTAAACATGAACCTGCGTTTACATTGCGGTGGGCAATCCGCACAGGTCGGAGTGGATCGGCTGAGCGGTGCGGCAGAAGCAAACCTGCTCTTTAGCTGTCAGAGATGGCCGAGATACCGCGTGCAAGAAGCATCTGCACGTGCTTTTATCTGCACGGTGGAGTTCTGAACGTTGGTTTGGGGAGATATTGCCAGGAGGtctttgatatttaaaaagagGTAATTTTTCCTTCATGCGTGAGGGTTTTTATACTTTATATGGCTTAATTTGGAACTGTCCCGATTTTAGGCATGCAGTTAGGCGATAGAAGATTTAAGGCCATTCAGTGTTCTGTTCTTTAACCTTCAGAGTGATTCAGAGACCATCAAACATTGTCTTTGTTAAGCAGGGTTATTTATCTAAATAAACATTTCCTCAGGGTGACCTGCCAAGTACTGGCTTGGGTGTCCCTGCTGTGAAGTCCCTGATGCCACACTGTCTTCTTCCAAAGGACAAGAGCATccgtgtgtgtgtttgtctgctaactctgttcctttttcttgccGTCTGGCAAATCTTTCCAGTTTCACAAAGCGGGAGGCAGTTTAGTGCCAGGAGTTTGCCACGTGCGTTCAGCATCTCTGGGGAAAGAAGGTTCTTGGCCATGGTAGCTCTTGGCCACGGTCTCCTCCTGGAAGGAGGCACTGCTTTTTGCCTTGCACACCAATAATGATATAACGCTGTCTAGACGGGCATTGGGCGGACAGGCGTCCTGATGTCAGACAGGAGGTTCTTTCTGATATTGACCATCTGAAGGACCCTCAGGACACCAAGCACCAAAGTGCCTTGGGATTGCAGGGTGCCCGCCCCAGGACAGCAGATTTCCCTGCGGCATGGTGCAGGGCCAGCGAGGATGGTGGGGAGCTAGCTGTGCCACCAGCAAGCACACGCCAGCGTGCCAGGTTTGATCCGTGGTGGGGTGGAAGAGGCTTCTCCTGTGTTGGAGCAGCACTGCTGTCCTCTGCGAGATGCCCAGGTGCCGTATTTTTACCCTGTTGCCTGGCTGTGCAGCTCAAGGTGTTCACAAATGCTTTCTGTCCACGGGAACGCTGCTTACCATGACAGAGGTGAACTTaggtggggagcagggccaCGGGAGGACTTAAGACATTGGGAGAGATGTCCCACCAGGGAGATGGACTCCAGTGaggagcccagccctgcccatcCCTCACCAATCCTGCTGGGTGAAGCAGCACTGACCTGAACCCAGCACCGTTAGCCTGCACTGGGGGGACCAAAAGTTGGCTTCCAAGTTGAGGATCCTATCCAAACGTCAGTGAAAGTTGACTTAAAGGCTTCAACCTTCTCCTTTCCTATTCAGGTCTCTTCAATAGTCCATCCTCCTCACAAATGTCTTATTTCTTTATTCCCCCTTGGTGAGACGGATATTTTTAATTCTCGTTCATCATCCCAGCCTtctcccctgctctgcaggaggcTCCTTCAGCGCGTGTGGCTCGGTGGAGGCGGGAGcgtgctgtggggctgccggAGCTGAGGAGGCAGGCGCAGTGGTCTGCATCTCCCCCGAGCGCGGgaccccctcccctctcccccctccccgatGCTGAGACCCATCCTCAGAGCGGTGCAGCCACGCTGCCGAGCAGCCTTGCTCCTgccaccctcctcttcctctctcacaCCCCGCGTCCTGCCATTGGGCAGCCGGTGCCACCGCGCCGGGGTC
Protein-coding regions in this window:
- the LOC129208243 gene encoding aryl hydrocarbon receptor-like isoform X2, with the protein product MATAMNVDDRMLDQPRAPGGDGQTDLQVNRELFPEGELLLQALNGFVIAVTGDGYIFYISPTVQDYLGFHQSDLIYQSVYELIHTDDRATFHCQLHGDPVSGSTQHTADALLGDQALPAGCSAASSPQPLCPEKPSFAERSFTCRFRCLLDNSSGFLALNFRGRLKFLLGQQKAASDGSPLALFAIATPLQSLSILELRTKTLIFQTKHKLDFTPMACDSWGKVVLGYTETELCRKGSGYQFVHAADMMYCAENHVRMMKTGESGLTVFRLLTKKGSWVWLQANARLVYKGGKPDCIIARQRALSNEEGEEHLRKRNLQLPFSFATGEAVLYGNDLPEFLDSFQAKEELQTQAKSHSKQHSVDPNSLLGAMMKQDASLYISHADNVPQFLPDLIAEPDGLSQHEEVSDAKEDSDSLLVIFETLFEKSKVDRNICQTLQSLNVDNAELQRWEETLLSLGAGEKPPAQEVGERLGTKVTSCVEQMLLREDAGKSTDFPCCSASPCNEEDSAVARFQHCWAANSVFQAPPQAQAPGAQGQDAAVSLVSITSEVSSAQPDQQVPFNPAGLVGRTVLDVPGSSSKPSVALQLANLGQVLQTEVTTSAPVDNAVPDDQSQPGCELVGSSCPPSLHSNALVTRWHDVLVQANPANALGQSTSPGGCPSEAWMTTAPKQLEGAGTHLESQTLVASSPESPPGAGLWVLPSQPAPCPARGLHESLFSGAGDLRDEEAALPAQASAPLGVSQLPGDGVFPKQPPILPPVPSFSWEGEQDKWFMQHQPWLLQAGATPQKCGGAGPVQHSGLLLGSNMGPSTHQMDQMLLPECQYRNNLFGHESACLRDASKVSLPQQLGTLPCPSESHPGASRSSPGSVLRCSAALPPKVGTGALPSSERGPGFPSASFAGGQQLCACEVQLKVRCEGCRT
- the LOC129208243 gene encoding aryl hydrocarbon receptor-like isoform X1; the encoded protein is MYAGRKRKKPVPKSPKPPPPEGVKSNPSKRHRDRLNQELNKLTGLLPFPEDVCTRLDKLSILRLAVGYLKVKSYLMATAMNVDDRMLDQPRAPGGDGQTDLQVNRELFPEGELLLQALNGFVIAVTGDGYIFYISPTVQDYLGFHQSDLIYQSVYELIHTDDRATFHCQLHGDPVSGSTQHTADALLGDQALPAGCSAASSPQPLCPEKPSFAERSFTCRFRCLLDNSSGFLALNFRGRLKFLLGQQKAASDGSPLALFAIATPLQSLSILELRTKTLIFQTKHKLDFTPMACDSWGKVVLGYTETELCRKGSGYQFVHAADMMYCAENHVRMMKTGESGLTVFRLLTKKGSWVWLQANARLVYKGGKPDCIIARQRALSNEEGEEHLRKRNLQLPFSFATGEAVLYGNDLPEFLDSFQAKEELQTQAKSHSKQHSVDPNSLLGAMMKQDASLYISHADNVPQFLPDLIAEPDGLSQHEEVSDAKEDSDSLLVIFETLFEKSKVDRNICQTLQSLNVDNAELQRWEETLLSLGAGEKPPAQEVGERLGTKVTSCVEQMLLREDAGKSTDFPCCSASPCNEEDSAVARFQHCWAANSVFQAPPQAQAPGAQGQDAAVSLVSITSEVSSAQPDQQVPFNPAGLVGRTVLDVPGSSSKPSVALQLANLGQVLQTEVTTSAPVDNAVPDDQSQPGCELVGSSCPPSLHSNALVTRWHDVLVQANPANALGQSTSPGGCPSEAWMTTAPKQLEGAGTHLESQTLVASSPESPPGAGLWVLPSQPAPCPARGLHESLFSGAGDLRDEEAALPAQASAPLGVSQLPGDGVFPKQPPILPPVPSFSWEGEQDKWFMQHQPWLLQAGATPQKCGGAGPVQHSGLLLGSNMGPSTHQMDQMLLPECQYRNNLFGHESACLRDASKVSLPQQLGTLPCPSESHPGASRSSPGSVLRCSAALPPKVGTGALPSSERGPGFPSASFAGGQQLCACEVQLKVRCEGCRT